A stretch of Paenibacillus sp. URB8-2 DNA encodes these proteins:
- a CDS encoding DUF6603 domain-containing protein, giving the protein MRTDIPLSVEQMLLSELLVKLDIVIPPNFPIPPQYDLTLSDITLPTVDPPYCVKGRLQDHPDIKVGIMKFDPDKKDQFAVAIHYERIMNLSQMKLFGKSVDELKGIGAHLQGMAYLHLGMNTASEDMVKGWNQCFGEPLFPERELLPGLRIYGTTALFGQIEDWDLILYKPDPNAFYLDGISSEIHFKTEVWYPVERTFGPITLKKIGIEGMDFQFAFKTDGLLSLFGVELDLNDLQVTVPFIQPLPPDDSDIKTFLKGMELSYDLDPMTISGGLLMESNTRFSGTATVETLKRSLSAIGQYGKTDGADSLFIYARLNEPLGGPPYMYVTGVSLGFGINRRFVEPPVDKVQEVPLLDHGDNNNMDQVLSALSDKKMIIEELGSNWLAVGLQFNSFELIESSMILIGQMSKDFELILLGRSALDLPKKKGADKFVHVEALIKGVWKPALGFAGISSTLSEDSYLYSKNCKLAGEFAAWFWYGKENNGDFVISLGGYHPQFSVPSHYPPLERLSLSWDIGGFVLKGSSYFALTPSCTMGGGSFELAYDKNNIYLGFTAYADFLLEWKPFYLDAIVGVTVRGQVKSKSKGLRKLLKFLKIEFETRFELWGPPTGGRVLLKCSACNIPISFGENKRDKQLLLDDMNEKEFMDMLPDPDNPLRILASSGITGRTPSESDANKEKWLIRPDNFAFTIESEFPYKQFSVLKKNSDGSEAWESIVDDPYDGNLSIRPLGKPITHSSLQLSLRHKERGVIDLDRNNLSVVRKGIPKAMWWKEKVSFRPGIISKETIEENVGVEALPPPQIAAFRGGIRIESKYTPEKVAEVTLPPSELSKLLGSIEYREDSRDRIKSTITDPSVAAERTLISEYLHNAGLYPSRKNDDLIKLADHADWLFVEPPLLWNAAFAIWEV; this is encoded by the coding sequence ATGAGAACGGACATTCCGTTAAGTGTGGAACAAATGCTGTTGTCTGAGTTGCTTGTAAAGCTGGATATTGTTATTCCTCCTAACTTTCCGATTCCCCCGCAATACGATTTGACTCTTTCGGATATTACCCTTCCAACCGTTGACCCCCCTTACTGCGTAAAAGGCAGGCTACAGGATCATCCAGACATCAAAGTTGGCATAATGAAGTTTGATCCGGATAAAAAGGATCAGTTTGCCGTCGCCATTCATTATGAACGAATCATGAATTTATCTCAGATGAAGCTTTTCGGAAAATCGGTTGATGAATTGAAAGGCATCGGGGCTCATCTGCAAGGGATGGCTTACCTTCATCTTGGAATGAATACCGCCAGTGAAGATATGGTGAAAGGATGGAACCAATGTTTTGGAGAGCCATTATTCCCTGAGCGTGAACTGCTGCCGGGTCTTCGAATATACGGGACTACGGCGTTGTTTGGACAAATAGAAGACTGGGATCTCATTCTGTATAAGCCTGACCCCAATGCGTTTTATTTAGATGGAATCAGCAGTGAAATCCACTTTAAAACCGAAGTCTGGTATCCCGTTGAGCGTACGTTTGGCCCGATAACCCTTAAGAAAATCGGGATCGAAGGCATGGATTTTCAATTTGCATTCAAGACGGACGGGCTGCTGTCGTTATTTGGCGTTGAACTGGATCTCAACGATTTACAAGTAACCGTTCCATTCATCCAGCCACTTCCACCCGATGATTCCGACATCAAAACTTTTTTGAAAGGCATGGAGCTGTCTTATGATTTGGACCCTATGACTATTAGCGGCGGGCTGCTGATGGAGTCGAATACGCGGTTTTCAGGAACAGCGACGGTCGAGACGCTGAAGCGAAGCTTAAGCGCGATAGGACAATACGGGAAAACGGATGGCGCCGATTCCCTGTTTATCTATGCCCGGTTGAATGAGCCCTTAGGGGGCCCTCCTTATATGTACGTTACCGGGGTCAGTCTCGGCTTTGGGATTAATCGGAGATTCGTTGAACCTCCCGTGGACAAAGTCCAAGAAGTTCCTTTGCTCGATCACGGCGACAACAACAATATGGATCAAGTCTTATCTGCGCTCTCCGATAAAAAGATGATTATTGAAGAATTGGGATCGAATTGGCTCGCGGTAGGATTACAGTTTAATTCCTTCGAGTTGATTGAATCGAGCATGATCTTGATTGGCCAGATGAGCAAAGATTTTGAATTGATTTTGCTTGGAAGGTCTGCGTTGGATCTGCCGAAAAAGAAAGGGGCAGACAAATTTGTTCATGTTGAAGCTCTCATAAAAGGTGTATGGAAACCGGCGTTAGGATTTGCAGGTATATCTTCAACGTTGTCGGAAGATTCTTATTTGTACAGTAAAAACTGTAAACTCGCCGGTGAATTTGCGGCCTGGTTCTGGTACGGCAAGGAGAATAATGGAGATTTTGTTATTTCTCTCGGAGGCTATCATCCCCAGTTCTCTGTTCCGAGTCACTACCCTCCTTTAGAGCGGTTGTCTCTAAGCTGGGATATCGGGGGATTTGTTCTGAAGGGCAGTTCCTACTTTGCTTTAACCCCTTCCTGTACGATGGGTGGTGGAAGCTTCGAGCTCGCCTATGATAAGAACAACATTTATCTCGGCTTTACCGCATACGCGGATTTCCTTTTGGAGTGGAAGCCCTTCTATTTGGACGCTATCGTAGGGGTTACCGTTCGGGGTCAGGTGAAGTCAAAATCGAAGGGACTAAGAAAATTACTGAAGTTTCTCAAAATTGAATTCGAAACCCGCTTCGAACTATGGGGCCCGCCTACTGGAGGAAGGGTCCTGCTGAAATGCTCTGCCTGCAACATTCCTATTTCCTTTGGAGAAAATAAAAGAGATAAACAGTTGCTGCTCGATGATATGAACGAGAAAGAATTTATGGATATGCTTCCTGACCCGGATAATCCCTTGCGTATTCTGGCTTCAAGCGGAATCACCGGACGGACGCCCTCCGAATCGGATGCAAACAAAGAGAAATGGTTGATCCGGCCCGATAACTTCGCCTTCACTATTGAATCCGAGTTTCCGTACAAACAATTCAGCGTATTGAAAAAGAACAGTGACGGCAGCGAAGCATGGGAATCGATAGTGGACGATCCGTATGACGGAAACTTGAGCATAAGACCTCTTGGCAAACCCATCACCCACTCCAGCCTTCAATTGTCCTTGAGACATAAAGAACGGGGAGTCATCGATTTGGACCGGAATAACCTGTCCGTCGTCAGAAAAGGAATTCCCAAAGCCATGTGGTGGAAGGAGAAGGTTTCGTTCCGTCCAGGCATAATTTCAAAAGAAACCATTGAAGAGAATGTGGGCGTTGAGGCCTTACCTCCTCCGCAGATTGCAGCCTTTCGAGGCGGCATCCGGATCGAAAGTAAATATACGCCTGAGAAAGTAGCGGAAGTAACGTTGCCCCCATCGGAATTGTCGAAGCTCTTAGGTTCTATAGAGTACCGTGAGGATTCCCGTGATCGGATTAAAAGCACAATAACGGACCCTTCCGTAGCAGCCGAGCGGACCCTTATTAGTGAATATCTGCACAATGCGGGTTTATATCCTTCCAGAAAAAATGATGACTTGATCAAACTGGCGGACCATGCCGATTGGCTGTTCGTGGAACCGCCTCTCTTATGGAATGCGGCATTTGCAATCTGGGAGGTATAG
- a CDS encoding AraC family transcriptional regulator — MAGEINFNTAAGISCCSVYHFQRMFSFMTEIPLSEYIRRRRLTLAAFELQQSEIKVIDLALKYGYESPEAFTRAFQKIHGVTPTLARQKGIYLKSYPRLSFHITIRGEEEMNYKIIEKEGFTVFGVEEIFSIENGENLRCIPQMWERLLSDGTVERIGQASGRVWNKFSSGIMPVNAVMCHREEKANRFPYMICGFMPESGHLNTEDYTVVDIPTLTWAVFTTEVAHIQILWKRIYTEWFPISSYEPLSGPQLEMYGVAEGGKRYCEVWIPVAHK, encoded by the coding sequence CTGGCGGGGGAGATCAACTTCAACACTGCAGCAGGAATTTCTTGTTGCTCCGTCTACCACTTTCAAAGGATGTTTTCGTTCATGACGGAGATCCCTTTATCAGAATATATTCGGCGAAGACGCTTGACACTCGCAGCCTTCGAGCTGCAGCAAAGCGAAATCAAGGTCATTGACCTGGCGTTGAAGTATGGTTATGAGTCTCCTGAAGCATTCACCCGTGCTTTTCAGAAAATACATGGAGTCACCCCCACTTTAGCACGCCAGAAAGGAATCTATCTGAAGTCTTATCCCCGGCTCTCTTTTCATATTACGATCAGAGGAGAAGAAGAGATGAACTACAAAATTATCGAAAAGGAGGGTTTCACCGTCTTCGGAGTAGAGGAAATCTTCTCCATAGAGAATGGGGAGAATCTTAGATGTATACCACAGATGTGGGAAAGACTTTTGAGCGACGGCACCGTAGAACGGATAGGACAAGCGTCAGGCAGGGTATGGAACAAATTCAGCAGTGGAATCATGCCGGTGAATGCTGTCATGTGCCACCGGGAAGAAAAAGCCAACCGTTTTCCCTATATGATTTGTGGATTCATGCCTGAGTCCGGCCATTTGAATACAGAAGATTATACAGTTGTGGATATTCCTACGTTAACATGGGCTGTATTCACAACAGAGGTTGCTCATATTCAAATCTTATGGAAACGTATCTACACCGAATGGTTCCCAATTTCCTCTTATGAACCGTTATCCGGCCCCCAACTCGAAATGTATGGAGTTGCGGAGGGCGGGAAGAGATATTGTGAAGTCTGGATCCCTGTTGCGCATAAGTGA